One window from the genome of Bacillus weihaiensis encodes:
- a CDS encoding glutaredoxin family protein, whose product MEKVIFYSKENCPLCEKGLALVKDLQNDIPFDYEVIDIYKNDELLERYQLMIPVVKIGEDIVSYGILEKDNIRKRLLLK is encoded by the coding sequence ATGGAGAAGGTTATATTTTACTCAAAAGAAAATTGTCCCCTATGTGAAAAGGGTTTAGCTCTAGTGAAAGATTTACAAAATGACATTCCATTTGACTATGAGGTTATCGACATCTATAAAAATGATGAACTATTAGAACGATATCAACTTATGATTCCGGTCGTGAAAATTGGTGAGGACATCGTTTCTTATGGAATATTGGAAAAAGATAACATAAGAAAGCGGTTACTTTTAAAATGA
- a CDS encoding sugar-binding transcriptional regulator encodes MKSLIEVQKKLLPDLLQVMQKRYQILQYIRLMQPIGRRSLSTSLGLSERVLRSEVTFLKEQDLITTHTSGMTLTDEGASLLKNLEEMMKDVLGLTSLENTLKDKFNLSRVIVVSGNSDESPWVKKEMGRACVACIKERLIGKNIVAVTGGTTLAAVAEMMTPDSKNREILFVPARGGLGETVENQANTICAKMAERASENYRLLHVPDQLSKEAYQSIIEEPSIKELLAIMKSSSMVVHGIGDAKTMAERRKTPEEDFLKINQGNAVAEAFGYYFDQEGTIVHKVQTVGIQLDDIEEVPNVIAVAGGSSKAKAIKAYMKQALDSVLITDEGAANELIRDTY; translated from the coding sequence ATGAAATCATTAATTGAAGTACAAAAAAAATTATTGCCAGACCTCCTTCAGGTTATGCAAAAGCGTTATCAAATTCTTCAATATATAAGATTGATGCAGCCGATAGGACGTAGAAGCTTATCTACTAGCTTAGGGCTCAGCGAACGCGTGTTACGTAGTGAAGTTACATTCCTAAAGGAACAAGACTTGATTACTACTCATACCTCTGGAATGACCTTAACAGATGAAGGAGCATCGCTTTTAAAAAACCTAGAAGAAATGATGAAAGATGTTTTAGGCTTAACTTCTTTGGAAAATACATTAAAAGATAAGTTTAATTTATCTCGTGTCATTGTGGTTTCAGGGAATAGTGATGAGTCACCATGGGTCAAGAAAGAAATGGGAAGAGCATGTGTTGCATGTATAAAAGAACGATTAATTGGTAAAAATATCGTCGCCGTTACTGGTGGAACAACGTTGGCAGCAGTTGCTGAAATGATGACACCCGACAGCAAAAATCGTGAAATTCTTTTTGTACCTGCACGTGGTGGGCTAGGTGAAACAGTAGAAAATCAAGCAAACACAATTTGTGCAAAAATGGCAGAACGTGCAAGCGAAAATTACAGACTTTTACACGTTCCAGATCAGCTAAGTAAAGAAGCGTATCAATCAATCATTGAAGAACCATCAATAAAAGAGCTTTTAGCGATTATGAAATCCTCTAGTATGGTTGTCCATGGAATAGGAGACGCTAAAACGATGGCGGAGCGCCGTAAAACTCCAGAAGAAGACTTCCTTAAGATTAATCAGGGAAATGCGGTTGCAGAAGCGTTTGGTTACTATTTCGACCAAGAGGGTACTATCGTACATAAAGTTCAAACCGTTGGGATTCAGCTTGATGACATTGAAGAGGTACCGAATGTAATTGCGGTAGCTGGAGGCTCTTCAAAAGCAAAGGCAATTAAGGCTTATATGAAACAAGCTTTAGATTCTGTGCTCATTACAGATGAAGGAGCGGCAAATGAGTTAATAAGGGATACTTATTAA
- the gap gene encoding type I glyceraldehyde-3-phosphate dehydrogenase → MAVKIGINGFGRIGRNVFRAALKNPNVDVVAVNDLTDANMLAHLLKYDSVHGKLDAEVSVDGNNLVVDGKTIQVSAERDPAKLSWGEQGVEIVVESTGFFTKRADAAKHLEAGAKKVIISAPASDEDITVVMGVNEDKYDAASHDVISNASCTTNCLAPFAKVLNDKFGIKRGMMTTVHSYTNDQQILDLPHKDYRRARAAAENIIPTTTGAAKAVSLVLPELKGKLNGGAMRVPTPNVSLVDLVAELDKEVTVDEVNAAFKEAAEGDLKGILGYSEEPLVSGDYNGNANSSTIDALSTMVMEGQMVKVISWYDNESGYSNRVVDLADYIASKGL, encoded by the coding sequence ATGGCAGTAAAAATCGGTATTAATGGTTTTGGACGTATTGGACGTAATGTATTCCGTGCAGCTCTAAAAAATCCTAACGTTGACGTAGTTGCAGTTAACGACTTAACAGATGCAAATATGTTAGCTCACCTTTTAAAATATGATTCAGTTCACGGAAAATTAGATGCAGAAGTATCTGTAGACGGTAACAACCTAGTTGTTGACGGAAAAACAATCCAAGTTTCTGCTGAGCGTGACCCAGCGAAATTATCTTGGGGCGAGCAAGGTGTTGAAATCGTTGTTGAATCTACTGGTTTCTTCACAAAACGTGCTGACGCTGCGAAACACTTAGAAGCAGGCGCGAAAAAAGTTATCATCTCAGCACCAGCTAGTGATGAAGATATCACAGTTGTTATGGGTGTTAACGAAGACAAATACGATGCAGCTAGCCACGATGTTATTTCTAACGCATCTTGTACGACTAACTGCTTAGCTCCATTTGCTAAAGTATTAAACGACAAATTCGGTATCAAACGTGGAATGATGACAACTGTTCACTCATACACAAATGACCAACAAATCTTAGACTTACCACACAAAGACTACCGTCGTGCTCGTGCGGCAGCTGAAAACATCATCCCAACAACGACGGGTGCTGCAAAAGCTGTTTCTCTAGTATTACCTGAATTAAAAGGTAAATTAAACGGTGGCGCTATGCGTGTTCCAACTCCAAACGTTTCTTTAGTTGACTTAGTTGCTGAGTTAGATAAAGAAGTAACTGTAGACGAAGTAAATGCAGCATTCAAAGAAGCAGCTGAAGGCGATCTTAAAGGAATCCTTGGTTACAGCGAAGAGCCACTTGTATCTGGTGACTACAACGGTAACGCTAACTCTTCTACAATTGACGCATTATCAACTATGGTAATGGAAGGTCAAATGGTTAAAGTTATCTCTTGGTACGATAACGAGAGCGGATACTCTAACCGTGTAGTAGATCTTGCTGACTACATCGCTTCTAAAGGTCTTTAA
- a CDS encoding phosphoglycerate kinase: MNKKSVKDIDVKGKVVFCRVDFNVPMKDGQVTDETRIRAALPTIQYLSEQGAKVVLASHLGRPKGEVVEELRLNAVAEKLQELSGKTVVKTDEAYGESVKAEIAKLEEGGVLLLENVRFYPGEEKNDPELAKAFADLADVYVNDAFGAAHRAHASTEGIAQHIPAVAGFLMEKELDVLGKALSNPERPFTAIIGGAKVKDKIGVIENLLNKVDNLIIGGGLAYTFIKALGHDVGKSLLEEDKIDLAKSFLDQAKEKGVNFYMPVDIVVADDFSNDANTKVVSIDSIPSDWEGLDAGPKSREIYADVIKNSKLVIWNGPMGVFELDAFANGTKAVGQALAEATDTYSVIGGGDSAAAVEKFGLADKMSHISTGGGASLEFMEGKELPGVVALNDK; the protein is encoded by the coding sequence ATGAACAAAAAGTCAGTAAAAGACATTGATGTTAAAGGAAAAGTTGTCTTTTGTCGTGTAGACTTCAACGTACCGATGAAGGATGGACAAGTGACGGATGAAACACGTATTCGCGCTGCTTTACCAACAATTCAGTATTTAAGCGAACAAGGTGCTAAAGTTGTTTTAGCAAGTCACTTAGGACGTCCTAAAGGTGAAGTAGTAGAAGAATTACGTTTAAATGCAGTAGCTGAAAAACTTCAAGAGCTTTCAGGTAAAACTGTTGTGAAAACAGATGAAGCATACGGCGAATCTGTAAAAGCTGAAATCGCTAAATTAGAAGAAGGTGGCGTTCTTTTACTAGAAAACGTTCGTTTCTATCCTGGTGAAGAGAAAAATGATCCAGAACTAGCAAAAGCATTTGCTGATTTAGCAGATGTCTACGTAAATGACGCTTTTGGTGCGGCTCACCGTGCTCACGCTTCAACAGAAGGTATTGCACAGCATATTCCAGCTGTAGCAGGATTCTTAATGGAGAAAGAGCTTGACGTATTAGGTAAAGCTTTATCAAATCCTGAACGTCCTTTCACTGCAATTATCGGTGGAGCAAAAGTAAAAGATAAAATTGGTGTTATTGAAAATCTTTTAAACAAAGTAGATAACCTAATTATCGGCGGTGGACTAGCTTATACGTTCATCAAAGCATTAGGACATGACGTAGGTAAATCACTTCTAGAAGAAGATAAAATTGATTTAGCGAAATCTTTCCTTGATCAAGCAAAAGAAAAAGGCGTTAACTTCTATATGCCTGTTGATATCGTTGTGGCAGATGATTTCTCTAACGACGCTAACACAAAGGTAGTTTCTATTGATAGCATTCCTAGCGATTGGGAAGGCCTTGATGCAGGTCCTAAATCACGCGAAATTTATGCAGACGTGATTAAAAACTCTAAGCTAGTAATCTGGAACGGACCAATGGGTGTGTTTGAATTAGACGCATTTGCAAATGGAACAAAAGCAGTAGGTCAAGCACTTGCTGAAGCAACTGATACATATTCAGTCATTGGAGGAGGAGATTCAGCAGCAGCTGTAGAAAAGTTTGGCTTAGCAGATAAAATGAGCCACATTTCTACTGGTGGTGGAGCATCTCTTGAATTCATGGAAGGTAAAGAGCTTCCAGGCGTAGTAGCATTAAACGACAAATAA
- the tpiA gene encoding triose-phosphate isomerase: protein MRKPIIAGNWKMNKVASEAKSFVEEVKSLVPTAESVDSVVCAPALFLESLVNSTKDTDLKIGAQNMHFEESGAFTGEISPVALNDLGVSYVVLGHSERREMFAETDESVNQKTLAAFKHGLTPIVCCGETLEEREAGKTNELVGDQVKKALQGLSEEQVKETVIAYEPIWAIGTGKSSSAEDANEVCAHIRQVVASEFSQAAADAVRIQYGGSVKPANIKEYMAQPDIDGALVGGASLEAQSFLQLLEANK, encoded by the coding sequence ATGAGAAAACCTATTATCGCTGGTAACTGGAAAATGAACAAAGTAGCTTCAGAAGCGAAAAGCTTTGTTGAAGAAGTAAAAAGTTTAGTACCTACGGCAGAAAGTGTTGACTCAGTAGTTTGTGCTCCGGCACTATTTTTAGAAAGCCTAGTAAATTCAACAAAAGACACAGATCTTAAAATCGGTGCTCAAAACATGCACTTTGAAGAAAGCGGTGCGTTCACTGGTGAGATTAGCCCAGTTGCACTGAACGATCTTGGTGTAAGCTATGTAGTATTAGGACATTCTGAGCGCAGAGAAATGTTTGCCGAAACAGATGAATCTGTTAACCAAAAAACATTAGCTGCATTCAAACACGGTTTAACTCCAATCGTTTGCTGTGGTGAAACGCTTGAAGAGCGTGAAGCTGGAAAAACAAATGAACTTGTTGGAGATCAAGTGAAAAAAGCACTTCAAGGTTTATCAGAAGAGCAAGTAAAAGAAACAGTTATCGCATATGAGCCAATTTGGGCAATCGGAACTGGTAAATCTTCATCTGCAGAGGATGCAAATGAAGTTTGTGCACATATCCGTCAAGTGGTAGCTAGCGAATTTTCACAAGCCGCTGCAGACGCTGTACGTATTCAATACGGCGGAAGTGTAAAGCCTGCTAACATCAAAGAATATATGGCACAACCAGATATCGATGGTGCATTAGTTGGTGGCGCAAGCTTAGAAGCTCAATCGTTCCTTCAACTTTTGGAGGCAAACAAATGA
- the gpmI gene encoding 2,3-bisphosphoglycerate-independent phosphoglycerate mutase, with the protein MSKAPVALIILDGFACREETMGNAVAQAKKPNFDRFWNQYPHSQLIASGEAVGLPEGQMGNSEVGHLNIGAGRVVYQSLTRVNVAIREGEFEKNETFNEAIQHVKKNGTALHLFGLLSDGGVHSHIQHLFALLNLAAKEGVERVYIHGFLDGRDVGPKTAKVYLDELQAKIKEYGVGEIATLSGRYYSMDRDKRWDRVEKSYRAMVYGEGPTYSTPDELVTDSYNNGIFDEFVIPSVMTKEDGAPVATIEDNDAVIFYNFRPDRAIQISNTFTNEDFRSFDRGEKHPKDLHFVCLTHFSETVDGYVAFKPTNLDNTLGEVLSQNNLTQLRIAETEKYPHVTFFMSGGREEKFPGEERILIDSPKVATYDLKPEMSAYEVTDALLGEIAADKFDAILLNFANPDMVGHSGMLEPTIKAIETVDECLGKIVDAIIAKGGKAIITADHGNSDEVVTMEGEPMTAHTTNPVPVIVTEEGVTLREDGILGDLAPTILDLLNVDKPAEMTGTTLVKK; encoded by the coding sequence ATGAGTAAAGCACCAGTAGCACTCATTATTCTTGATGGTTTTGCATGTCGAGAAGAAACAATGGGTAATGCAGTAGCTCAAGCGAAAAAACCAAACTTTGATCGCTTTTGGAATCAGTACCCACATTCTCAATTGATCGCTTCAGGTGAGGCAGTTGGTCTACCAGAAGGTCAAATGGGAAACTCAGAAGTAGGGCACTTAAACATTGGAGCTGGACGTGTAGTCTATCAAAGCTTAACACGTGTAAATGTTGCAATTCGTGAAGGTGAATTCGAGAAAAATGAAACGTTCAACGAAGCGATTCAACATGTGAAAAAGAATGGTACAGCTCTTCACTTATTTGGTTTATTATCTGACGGCGGTGTACACAGTCACATCCAGCATCTTTTTGCTCTTCTTAACCTTGCTGCTAAAGAAGGTGTAGAAAGAGTCTACATTCATGGCTTCCTAGATGGCCGTGATGTTGGTCCTAAAACGGCAAAAGTTTACTTGGATGAACTTCAAGCAAAAATCAAAGAATACGGTGTCGGGGAAATAGCGACATTATCTGGACGTTACTACTCAATGGATCGTGACAAGCGTTGGGACCGCGTTGAAAAATCATATCGCGCTATGGTTTACGGCGAAGGCCCAACATACAGCACACCGGACGAGTTAGTTACCGATTCATATAACAATGGAATCTTTGATGAATTCGTCATTCCTTCTGTTATGACAAAAGAAGACGGTGCACCAGTTGCAACGATCGAAGATAATGACGCGGTGATTTTCTATAATTTCCGCCCTGACCGTGCCATTCAAATCTCAAACACGTTCACGAATGAAGATTTCCGTTCATTTGATCGTGGGGAGAAGCATCCGAAAGACCTTCACTTTGTGTGCTTAACACATTTCAGTGAAACCGTTGACGGATATGTGGCATTCAAGCCAACAAATCTTGATAATACTCTTGGTGAAGTATTATCACAAAACAACTTAACTCAGCTTCGTATTGCAGAAACGGAAAAGTATCCTCACGTAACCTTCTTTATGAGTGGCGGACGTGAAGAGAAGTTTCCTGGTGAAGAAAGAATCTTAATTGATTCTCCAAAGGTTGCAACCTATGATCTTAAGCCTGAAATGAGTGCCTACGAAGTAACGGACGCGTTACTAGGTGAAATTGCGGCTGACAAATTTGATGCAATTCTTTTGAACTTTGCAAACCCTGATATGGTTGGGCACTCCGGAATGCTTGAACCAACGATCAAGGCGATCGAAACGGTTGATGAATGCTTAGGAAAAATCGTTGATGCTATCATTGCAAAAGGCGGTAAAGCAATTATCACAGCTGACCATGGTAACTCAGACGAAGTGGTGACTATGGAAGGTGAGCCAATGACAGCTCACACAACAAACCCTGTTCCTGTTATCGTAACAGAAGAAGGTGTTACTCTTCGTGAAGATGGAATTTTAGGAGATTTAGCACCAACAATTCTTGATCTTCTAAACGTTGATAAACCAGCTGAAATGACTGGAACAACACTAGTTAAAAAGTAA
- the eno gene encoding phosphopyruvate hydratase — MPYIVDVYAREVLDSRGNPTVEVEVHTESGAMGRALVPSGASTGEYEAVELRDGDKERYLGKGVLQAVKNVNELIAPELLGFDVTEQIAIDQALIELDGTENKGKLGANAILGVSMAAARAAADFLQVPLYQYLGGFSAKTLPVPMMNIVNGGEHADNNVDIQEFMVMPVGAENFREALRMGAEIFHSLKSVLSAKGLNTAVGDEGGFAPNLGSNEEALQTIIEAIEKAGYKPGEQVMLAMDAASSEFYNKEDGKYHLSGEGVVKTSAEMVDWYEEMASKYPIISIEDGLDENDWEGHKLLTERLGGKVQLVGDDLFVTNTKKLAEGIEKGIGNSILIKVNQIGTLTETFEAIEMAKRAGYTAVISHRSGETEDTTIADIAVATNAGQIKTGAPSRTDRVAKYNQLLRIEDQLQDASRYDGIKTFYNLKK, encoded by the coding sequence ATGCCATACATTGTAGACGTATATGCTCGTGAAGTATTAGACTCTCGTGGTAACCCAACAGTAGAAGTAGAAGTACACACAGAATCAGGCGCTATGGGACGCGCGTTAGTACCAAGTGGTGCTTCAACTGGTGAATATGAAGCAGTTGAGCTTCGTGACGGTGACAAAGAACGCTACCTTGGAAAAGGTGTTCTTCAAGCTGTTAAAAACGTAAACGAATTAATCGCTCCAGAATTACTTGGTTTCGACGTAACTGAGCAAATCGCAATCGACCAAGCATTAATCGAGCTTGATGGTACAGAAAACAAAGGAAAATTAGGTGCGAACGCAATCCTAGGTGTATCTATGGCTGCTGCTCGTGCTGCTGCAGATTTCCTACAAGTACCTTTATATCAATACCTTGGCGGATTCAGCGCAAAAACTCTACCAGTACCAATGATGAACATCGTTAACGGTGGAGAGCACGCTGATAACAACGTTGACATTCAAGAATTCATGGTTATGCCAGTAGGTGCAGAAAACTTCCGTGAAGCACTACGTATGGGTGCTGAAATTTTCCACAGCTTAAAATCAGTTCTTTCAGCTAAAGGACTTAACACAGCTGTAGGTGATGAAGGTGGATTCGCTCCTAACTTAGGATCAAACGAAGAAGCTCTTCAAACAATCATCGAAGCAATCGAAAAAGCTGGTTACAAACCAGGTGAGCAAGTTATGCTTGCTATGGATGCTGCTTCTTCTGAGTTCTACAACAAAGAAGACGGTAAATACCATCTTTCAGGAGAAGGTGTTGTGAAAACTTCTGCTGAAATGGTTGACTGGTACGAAGAAATGGCTTCTAAATACCCAATTATCTCAATCGAAGACGGTTTAGATGAAAACGACTGGGAAGGTCACAAACTATTAACTGAGCGCCTTGGCGGTAAAGTTCAACTTGTTGGTGACGATCTATTCGTTACAAACACGAAAAAACTTGCTGAAGGTATTGAAAAAGGAATCGGTAACTCAATCCTTATCAAAGTTAACCAAATCGGTACACTTACTGAAACGTTCGAAGCAATCGAAATGGCGAAACGCGCTGGTTACACAGCTGTTATCTCTCACCGTTCTGGTGAAACTGAAGATACAACAATTGCTGACATCGCAGTTGCAACAAACGCTGGTCAAATCAAAACTGGTGCTCCATCACGTACAGACCGTGTTGCGAAGTACAACCAATTACTACGTATTGAAGATCAATTACAAGATGCTTCAAGATACGATGGAATCAAAACTTTCTATAACTTGAAGAAATAA
- a CDS encoding nuclease-related domain-containing protein, translating to MIIKHRSKPRIILQLEALLQRLPDYHPKLPIINEDYTKRMAGYKGEQSIDYPLSYLNDHTFFIFHNLRLKTEKHYFQMDTLLLTHKMAIILEVKNFSGTIHFDPKFKQLIQTKDGKEVAYSYPLTQVDRQKLNFQEWLRIHKIENLEIHSLVVISNPYTIISTSPGNYHTHHKVIHKEELPTKIYDLEKSSGSTKMEERTLKKLMKLLLKNHTEGDSTILDRFELNDNDILKGVFCPICRVQLMVRLKGNWLCSECGAKDKLAHLKAIGDYQLLIKPTITNSELRDFLKIHSSDTANRLLKTLNLRSTGETKHRMYYLDNLNHVKRKQL from the coding sequence ATGATCATAAAACACCGTTCAAAACCCCGGATAATTCTCCAATTAGAGGCATTACTTCAGCGACTACCGGACTATCATCCCAAACTGCCTATTATAAATGAGGATTACACTAAAAGGATGGCAGGATATAAAGGAGAACAATCAATAGACTACCCACTTAGCTACCTTAATGACCACACCTTCTTTATTTTCCACAATCTACGTTTAAAAACAGAGAAGCATTACTTCCAAATGGATACTCTTCTGCTTACTCATAAAATGGCTATTATTCTTGAAGTAAAAAACTTCTCTGGAACGATTCACTTTGATCCTAAATTTAAACAACTCATCCAAACAAAAGATGGCAAAGAAGTTGCTTACAGCTATCCATTGACACAGGTTGATCGCCAAAAATTAAATTTTCAAGAATGGCTCCGTATCCACAAGATTGAAAACTTAGAGATCCATTCATTAGTTGTTATCAGTAATCCCTACACTATCATAAGTACCTCGCCAGGAAATTATCATACTCATCATAAAGTCATCCATAAAGAAGAGTTACCTACTAAAATCTATGATTTAGAAAAATCCAGTGGATCAACTAAAATGGAAGAGAGAACTCTGAAAAAATTAATGAAATTACTGTTAAAAAATCATACAGAGGGTGATTCCACTATTTTGGACAGGTTTGAGCTCAATGATAACGACATTTTAAAGGGTGTTTTTTGTCCAATATGCCGCGTGCAATTAATGGTACGCCTTAAGGGAAACTGGCTTTGTTCGGAATGTGGTGCCAAGGATAAACTTGCCCATCTTAAGGCTATTGGAGATTACCAGCTATTAATTAAGCCCACCATTACTAATAGTGAGTTAAGGGACTTTTTGAAGATACATTCTTCTGATACGGCTAATAGACTGTTGAAGACGTTGAATTTGAGGAGCACGGGAGAAACTAAACATAGGATGTACTATTTGGATAATCTTAATCACGTAAAACGAAAGCAGCTCTGA
- the secG gene encoding preprotein translocase subunit SecG, with product METALIILLVIVSIALIAVVLLQSGKSSGLSGAISGGAEQLFGKQKARGMDLVLHRATIVLSVLFFVLTILVSYVFS from the coding sequence ATGGAAACAGCATTAATTATCCTACTTGTTATAGTATCTATTGCTTTAATTGCCGTTGTATTATTACAATCTGGTAAGAGTTCGGGTTTATCAGGTGCAATCTCTGGTGGCGCTGAGCAGTTATTTGGTAAGCAAAAAGCACGTGGTATGGATCTAGTGTTACACCGTGCGACAATTGTGTTATCCGTATTGTTCTTTGTCTTAACAATCTTAGTATCATATGTATTTTCATAA
- a CDS encoding alpha/beta hydrolase, translated as MKRVMPKPFTFEGGDKAVLLLHGFTGNTADVRMLARFLSERGYTCHAPQYKGHGVPPEELVHTGPEDWWKDVQEGYEHLKNMGFEDIAVGGLSLGGVFSLKLGYTVPVKGIIPMCAPMYIKSEEVMYQGVLEYARNYKKFEGKTPEEIEEEMKDFEKTPMNTLKALQDLIADVRNNVDMIYSPTFVAQGRHDHMINTDSANIIYREVENDHKKLKWYEESGHVITLDKERDQLHEDVYEFLESLDW; from the coding sequence ATGAAAAGAGTAATGCCGAAGCCATTTACGTTTGAGGGTGGAGATAAAGCGGTTTTATTATTACATGGATTTACTGGAAATACAGCGGATGTGAGAATGCTTGCTCGATTTTTAAGTGAGCGTGGATATACATGTCATGCTCCACAATATAAAGGTCACGGAGTTCCCCCAGAAGAGCTTGTTCATACTGGTCCTGAGGATTGGTGGAAGGATGTTCAGGAGGGATATGAACATCTTAAGAATATGGGATTTGAAGATATTGCTGTTGGTGGTCTTTCGCTTGGTGGAGTGTTTTCGCTTAAATTAGGCTACACTGTACCTGTTAAAGGAATTATTCCGATGTGTGCGCCCATGTATATTAAGAGCGAGGAAGTCATGTATCAGGGAGTTCTCGAGTATGCTAGAAATTATAAGAAGTTTGAAGGGAAGACTCCTGAGGAAATAGAAGAAGAGATGAAGGATTTTGAGAAAACACCAATGAATACGTTAAAAGCACTACAGGATTTGATTGCGGATGTGCGAAATAATGTGGATATGATATACTCACCAACTTTTGTTGCACAAGGTCGTCATGATCATATGATTAATACAGATAGTGCAAATATTATTTATCGTGAAGTGGAAAATGATCATAAAAAGCTCAAATGGTATGAAGAATCAGGTCATGTTATTACGCTAGATAAAGAGCGCGATCAGCTTCATGAAGATGTTTACGAATTTTTAGAAAGTCTTGATTGGTGA